The following proteins are encoded in a genomic region of Enoplosus armatus isolate fEnoArm2 chromosome 11, fEnoArm2.hap1, whole genome shotgun sequence:
- the LOC139292703 gene encoding claudin-14-like: MASMAVQLLGFFLGLLGFAGTLVATLLPHWRSTAYVGSNIITATAYMKGLWMECVWHSTGIYQCEVYRSLLALPRDLQAARALMVLSCITSVLASVVSVMGMKCTRFARGSLIKSPLALSGAICFLCAGVLCLVTVSWTTNDVIMDFYDPFLPSGMKYEIGLAVYLGYASAFLSLTGGLVLCWSSGGDMSQRPRHVQRNQPSSPPPAFNNIYPPAPPYKPPEALKDNRAPSLCSLASSGYRLNNYV, encoded by the exons ATGGCCAGCATGGCGGTTCAACTCCTTGGCTTCTTCTTGGGGCTGCTGGGGTTTGCAGGAACTTTAGTTGCAACGCTGCTCCCCCACTGGCGCAGCACAGCCTATGTGGGCTCCAACATCATCACAGCCACCGCCTACATGAAGGGCCTGTGGATGGAGTGTGTATGGCACAGCACTGGCATTTACCAATGTGAGGTGTACAGATCTCTACTGGCACTGCCACGCGACCTGCAG GCTGCCCGGGCGCTCATGGTGCTCTCCTGCATCACCTCAGTCCTGGCATCTGTGGTTTCTGTGATGGGGATGAAGTGTACCCGCTTCGCCCGTGGCTCGTTGATCAAGTCTCCCCTGGCGCTAAGTGGGGcgatttgttttctctgtgctgGCGTGCTCTGCCTGGTCACCGTGTCCTGGACCACCAACGACGTCATCATGGATTTCTACGACCCCTTCCTCCCCAGCGGGATGAAGTATGAGATCGGCCTGGCCGTGTACCTCGGTTACGCCTCGGCCTTCCTCAGCCTGACTGGAGGACTGGTGCTGTGCTGGAGCAGCGGTGGTGACATGTCACAGAGGCCCCGCCATGTGCAGAGGAATCAACCGTCGTCACCTCCCCCCGCCTTCAACAACATATACCCTCCCGCTCCACCCTACAAGCCCCCCGAGGCCCTGAAGGACAACCGTGCTCCCTCACTTTGCTCCCTTGCCAGCAGTGGCTATCGGCTCAATAACTACGTCTAA